The following coding sequences lie in one Capnocytophaga stomatis genomic window:
- a CDS encoding glycoside hydrolase family 3 C-terminal domain-containing protein, producing the protein MKKIAIKIIFLFCTMGILLAQEKLPVYLDDSQSIEKRVEDALARMTLEEKVAMCHAQSKFSSPGVPRLGIPENWMTDGPHGIRPEVLWDEWNQAGWTNDSCTAFPALTCLAASWNPEMGLLYGKAIGEEARYRNKNVLLGPGINIYRTPLNGRNFEYMGEDPYLASKMVVPYIQGVQSNGVAACVKHFALNNQEINRHTVNVKLNDRALYEIYLPAFKAAVQEGKTWSIMGAYNKYKDQWASQNKYLLVDILRKEWNFDGAVISDWGAVNNTDHAAHHGLDMEFGTWTDGLTENKANAYDHYYLAQPFLKKLKSGEIKEEVVNEKVRNILRLVFRTNMAPNRPFGSFASPEHFAVARKIGQEGIVLLKNEGNVLPLNLKKAKKIAIIGENAIKVMTVGGGSSSLKAVHEILPFDGIKQRIGKEAEVIFARGYASNDYKDQDGVSANQNLSDNRPASELIAEAVNIAKDSDYVIFIGGLNKHDGQDCEGNDRKSYGLPYGQDAVISALAKANKNLIVVMISGNAVAMPWVKEVPAIVQNWYLGSEAGNALADVLSGDVNPSGKLPFTFPVKLNDNGAHALGEYPGAENETYREGILVGYRWADTKKIKPLFAFGHGLSYTTFEYGKVTADKKTMSINDKITFSVTVKNTGSRDGAEVVQLYIRDVKSSVMRPYKELKGFEKVYLKAGESKIVKFTIDKEALSFFDDKKHEWIAEKGEFEAIIGSSSSDIRTKINFSLQ; encoded by the coding sequence ATGAAAAAAATAGCAATAAAAATCATTTTTCTTTTTTGTACAATGGGAATTCTTTTGGCACAAGAGAAACTTCCTGTGTATTTAGATGATTCCCAGTCTATTGAAAAACGTGTCGAAGATGCCCTTGCACGAATGACGCTGGAAGAAAAGGTGGCGATGTGTCACGCACAATCCAAATTCAGTTCGCCAGGGGTTCCCCGATTGGGAATTCCAGAAAATTGGATGACTGACGGTCCGCACGGCATACGTCCCGAAGTGTTGTGGGACGAGTGGAACCAAGCCGGCTGGACGAACGATTCCTGCACCGCCTTCCCTGCTCTTACCTGCCTTGCTGCTTCGTGGAATCCTGAAATGGGATTGCTCTACGGAAAGGCAATTGGCGAAGAAGCTCGTTACCGAAATAAAAACGTGCTTTTAGGTCCCGGAATTAACATTTATCGTACGCCGCTAAACGGACGCAATTTTGAGTATATGGGTGAAGACCCGTATTTGGCTTCTAAAATGGTTGTTCCTTACATTCAAGGAGTTCAGTCCAACGGAGTGGCAGCCTGCGTTAAGCATTTCGCTCTTAATAATCAAGAAATCAATCGTCATACCGTTAATGTTAAGCTAAATGACCGTGCTTTGTACGAAATTTATCTTCCTGCCTTCAAAGCTGCCGTTCAAGAAGGAAAAACGTGGTCAATTATGGGAGCTTACAACAAATATAAAGACCAATGGGCAAGCCAGAATAAATACCTTTTGGTGGATATTCTTCGTAAGGAATGGAATTTTGACGGAGCTGTGATTTCCGACTGGGGAGCGGTAAATAACACCGACCACGCCGCACACCACGGATTGGATATGGAATTCGGTACTTGGACGGACGGGCTCACTGAAAACAAAGCCAACGCATACGACCATTACTATTTGGCACAACCTTTCTTAAAGAAATTAAAATCAGGAGAAATTAAGGAAGAAGTAGTCAATGAAAAGGTAAGAAACATCTTGCGTTTGGTGTTCCGTACCAATATGGCTCCAAATCGTCCTTTTGGTTCGTTCGCTTCGCCTGAACATTTTGCCGTAGCTCGAAAAATCGGTCAGGAAGGAATCGTTTTACTAAAAAACGAAGGAAATGTATTGCCTTTAAACTTGAAAAAAGCTAAAAAAATCGCCATCATTGGTGAAAATGCAATTAAAGTGATGACCGTTGGCGGTGGAAGTTCTTCTTTAAAAGCTGTTCACGAAATACTTCCTTTCGATGGGATAAAACAACGCATCGGTAAGGAAGCGGAAGTTATTTTTGCAAGAGGTTATGCCAGTAACGATTATAAAGACCAAGACGGCGTTAGTGCCAACCAAAATCTGTCGGATAACCGACCCGCCTCTGAACTCATTGCCGAAGCGGTAAACATAGCCAAAGATTCTGATTATGTGATTTTTATCGGCGGGTTGAACAAACACGATGGGCAAGATTGCGAGGGTAACGACCGAAAATCTTACGGTTTGCCTTACGGGCAAGATGCCGTAATTAGTGCTTTGGCAAAAGCTAACAAAAATCTCATTGTAGTGATGATTTCAGGAAATGCTGTGGCAATGCCTTGGGTGAAAGAAGTTCCAGCAATTGTACAGAATTGGTACTTGGGTTCGGAAGCAGGTAACGCTCTGGCTGATGTGCTAAGCGGTGATGTAAACCCTTCTGGGAAACTTCCGTTTACTTTCCCCGTAAAATTAAACGACAACGGAGCTCACGCTTTGGGCGAATACCCCGGAGCGGAAAATGAAACCTATCGCGAAGGAATATTGGTGGGCTATCGTTGGGCGGATACCAAAAAAATAAAGCCTTTGTTTGCTTTCGGACACGGACTTTCCTATACCACATTTGAATACGGAAAAGTAACTGCGGATAAGAAAACAATGTCAATCAATGACAAGATAACTTTTTCCGTAACTGTAAAAAACACAGGGAGCAGAGACGGAGCCGAAGTGGTTCAGTTGTACATCCGTGATGTAAAATCGTCTGTGATGCGTCCGTACAAAGAACTCAAAGGTTTTGAAAAAGTGTATTTAAAAGCAGGAGAAAGCAAGATTGTCAAATTTACCATCGACAAAGAAGCTCTTTCATTCTTCGATGATAAAAAACACGAATGGATTGCCGAAAAAGGTGAATTTGAAGCTATTATAGGAAGCTCATCTTCAGATATCAGGACAAAAATAAATTTCTCTTTACAATAG
- a CDS encoding LuxE/PaaK family acyltransferase, translated as MKLEERIFSIKTDEEFEQISLEIFDYQFKNNVTYKEFCSYLKKNPDNVRSVYDIPFLPIEFFKSKRVFCGNNTEQQTFTSSGTTGMVTSKHFVKDISIYEKSFREGFELFYGKPSEYAILALLPSYLERSGSSLIYMVEDLIKQSKNKNSGFYLYELDKLAEILKDLDKKGQKTLLIGVSFALLDLVEKHQFNLKNTIVMETGGMKGRRKELIREELHQILSNGFGLQNIHSEYGMTELLSQGYSKGNGIFKTVPWMKVLIRDTNDALSFLPNGKSGGVNVIDLANVHSCSFIATQDLGKVYNDGSFEILGRFDNADIRGCNLLVM; from the coding sequence ATGAAACTTGAAGAACGCATTTTTTCTATCAAAACAGATGAAGAATTTGAACAAATTTCTTTAGAAATATTTGATTATCAATTCAAAAACAATGTAACATACAAGGAATTTTGTTCTTATTTGAAGAAAAATCCTGATAATGTGCGTTCTGTTTACGATATTCCTTTTTTACCGATTGAATTCTTCAAATCAAAACGAGTTTTCTGCGGAAACAACACTGAGCAACAAACATTTACAAGCAGCGGAACGACAGGAATGGTCACCTCCAAGCATTTTGTGAAAGATATTTCCATTTACGAGAAAAGTTTCCGAGAAGGATTTGAATTATTCTACGGAAAGCCTTCGGAATATGCGATTTTGGCACTTCTTCCCTCCTATTTGGAACGGTCTGGTTCTTCATTAATTTATATGGTGGAAGACCTTATCAAGCAATCAAAAAATAAAAATAGTGGATTTTATCTTTACGAATTGGATAAATTAGCCGAAATTCTTAAAGATTTGGACAAAAAAGGACAAAAAACATTGCTAATTGGCGTTTCTTTTGCTTTATTGGATTTGGTTGAAAAACATCAATTTAATTTGAAAAACACCATTGTAATGGAAACTGGAGGAATGAAAGGACGCCGAAAGGAACTCATCCGAGAGGAACTGCATCAAATTCTGAGTAATGGATTCGGATTGCAAAATATTCATTCTGAATATGGTATGACGGAATTACTTTCACAAGGATATTCAAAAGGAAACGGAATTTTCAAAACCGTTCCTTGGATGAAAGTTCTGATTCGTGATACTAACGATGCCTTGTCTTTTCTTCCTAACGGGAAAAGTGGCGGCGTAAATGTCATTGATTTGGCGAATGTGCATTCGTGCAGTTTTATCGCCACTCAAGATTTGGGAAAGGTTTACAACGATGGCTCTTTTGAGATTTTAGGCAGATTTGACAATGCCGATATAAGAGGTTGTAACTTACTGGTTATGTAA
- a CDS encoding arsenate reductase family protein, which produces MNKIYYLSTCDTCKRILKELELPKEFDLQDIKKNPISEEELSFLKDKVGSYEKLFSKRSQLYKQRNLKDQNLSESDYKNLILEHYTFLVRPVMIVDNQVFVGNSSKVISEVKEKLQSLHNQ; this is translated from the coding sequence ATGAATAAAATATATTATCTCAGCACTTGCGACACTTGCAAGCGTATTCTTAAAGAATTAGAACTTCCTAAAGAGTTTGATTTACAAGATATTAAAAAGAATCCGATTTCGGAGGAAGAACTCAGTTTCCTGAAAGACAAGGTAGGAAGCTACGAAAAGCTTTTCAGTAAACGTTCACAACTTTACAAACAACGAAATTTGAAAGACCAAAATTTATCCGAAAGTGATTACAAAAACTTGATTTTGGAACATTACACGTTTTTGGTTCGTCCTGTGATGATTGTTGATAATCAGGTGTTTGTGGGGAATTCTTCAAAAGTGATTTCGGAAGTGAAAGAAAAACTGCAAAGCTTACATAACCAGTAA
- a CDS encoding MerR family transcriptional regulator — protein MEINLPEKLYYTIGEVAKAFNVNTSLIRFWEKEFEIINPKKNAKGSRKFSSEDVKKLQLIYHLVKEQGHTLEGARQKLQENTQKTFSNYEIVEKLERVKQMLIYLKESF, from the coding sequence ATGGAAATTAACTTACCCGAAAAATTATATTACACCATAGGCGAAGTGGCGAAGGCTTTCAATGTAAATACTTCGCTGATACGTTTTTGGGAAAAAGAATTTGAAATTATCAATCCCAAAAAAAATGCCAAAGGAAGCCGAAAATTTTCTTCCGAAGATGTAAAAAAATTGCAATTAATTTACCATTTGGTAAAAGAACAAGGGCATACTTTGGAAGGAGCCAGACAAAAACTTCAAGAAAATACGCAAAAAACATTTTCCAATTACGAAATTGTTGAAAAATTGGAACGCGTCAAGCAAATGTTGATATATTTGAAGGAATCTTTTTAG
- a CDS encoding M23 family metallopeptidase: protein MKKIKYYYDPETLSYKRIISRKRTKVRNVLLFLTASALFGGIAMFLMVNTRFFYTPREVSLQREIKQYETNFQILNKKMEHMEEVLANIQERDNNMYRLYFEAAPIPEEQRRSGFGGVNRYEHLENYDNSKLIISTTKRLEILQKQLVVQSKSLDEIADLSKEKEKFLSSIPAIQPVDNKDLTRMASGFGWRNDPFTKARKFHNGMDFTAPQGTPIYASGDGVVFRADDASSGYGKHVRINHGYGYVTLYAHLHEYKVKVGQKVKRGDIIGTVGNTGRSQAPHLHYEIIKDGEHINPIHFYYGNLTPDEYAEMIRVSTQENQSMD, encoded by the coding sequence ATGAAAAAAATTAAATATTATTATGACCCGGAAACACTTTCCTACAAGCGGATTATCAGTAGGAAGCGTACCAAAGTGCGAAACGTCCTTCTTTTTTTGACGGCTTCGGCTCTTTTTGGAGGTATTGCGATGTTTTTGATGGTCAATACACGTTTTTTTTACACTCCGCGAGAGGTTTCCTTACAGCGTGAAATAAAGCAATACGAAACTAATTTCCAGATTTTGAACAAAAAAATGGAACATATGGAAGAGGTTTTGGCAAATATCCAAGAACGAGATAACAATATGTATCGGCTTTATTTTGAGGCAGCTCCGATTCCCGAAGAACAGCGACGCAGTGGCTTTGGTGGTGTGAATCGGTATGAGCATTTGGAAAATTACGATAACTCAAAATTGATTATCAGCACTACAAAACGTTTGGAAATCCTTCAAAAACAATTAGTTGTTCAATCAAAATCGTTAGATGAAATAGCGGATTTGTCCAAAGAAAAGGAAAAGTTCTTGTCGTCAATCCCTGCAATACAACCTGTTGATAATAAGGATTTAACCAGAATGGCTTCAGGATTTGGTTGGCGGAACGATCCCTTCACCAAAGCTCGTAAATTTCATAACGGAATGGATTTTACAGCTCCACAAGGTACGCCTATTTATGCCTCGGGTGACGGAGTCGTATTTCGTGCCGATGATGCTTCTTCGGGTTACGGAAAACACGTACGTATCAATCACGGCTATGGTTACGTGACTTTATATGCTCATTTACACGAATATAAGGTGAAAGTTGGTCAGAAAGTAAAAAGAGGTGACATTATAGGAACGGTGGGAAATACGGGTCGTTCTCAAGCTCCGCACTTGCATTACGAAATCATTAAGGACGGAGAGCATATCAACCCAATTCACTTCTATTACGGAAATTTAACTCCGGATGAATACGCTGAAATGATTCGTGTTTCAACGCAAGAAAATCAATCGATGGATTAA
- a CDS encoding peptidase domain-containing ABC transporter, translating into MLNQKQITKTFVLQHDQSDCGVACLLSLIRYYGGNNSLEKLREISGTTRQGTTLLGLYQAANQLGFLAEGNEADTQALIDHGEPVILHVVIEERLQHYVICYGYQNGKFLIGDPAKGINELSPNELDKIWVSKTCLTLSPTETFQKEKNTKKSQRNWFYGLIKEDVKLLVISSLIGVVIAVLGLAMAVFSQKLIDDILPAKNVTKLISGIVLLAILLLARTGISVLREYFLLRQSKDFNNRINNQFFTNLLSLPKPFFDTRKIGELIARLNDTQRIQRVIKQLVGSLAIDVLVVIITIAFLFYYSWEIGLLSVLTMPIYFYIIYRSNSKIIQSQKEVMQGYALTESNYIASLQGITDIKVNNKQTVFSKLNAVLFGSFQDKIFQLGKINILLSWQSGVASILFLIGVLIYTSLQVLNEKMQVGELMAIITMAGSLLPSVLNLALITIPINEAKIAFLRMYEFSSIVPEKNEGTNISDVQHIEIKNIAFRFVGRKQILSDVNLHLQKGKVTAIIGESGCGKSTLAQILLQFYLPEKGEIIIDNCLLQDICLKSYRGLIGFIPQEIAIFNGNVIDNITLGEEVSIEEINLFLYKYGFDTYFNEFPQGLFTLLGEEGINLSGGQKQLISFARTLFKNPKLLILDESTSAMDRNTEHFFLSVLQKIKSEKIILFISHRLHSLPKIADEICILENGKIEFSGNHNELMEFSNFYSDFWK; encoded by the coding sequence ATGCTCAACCAAAAACAGATTACCAAAACTTTTGTGTTACAACACGACCAAAGTGATTGCGGTGTGGCGTGTTTGCTTTCGCTGATTCGTTATTATGGCGGAAACAATTCATTGGAAAAATTACGTGAAATTAGTGGCACCACACGGCAAGGTACTACACTTTTGGGTTTGTATCAAGCTGCCAATCAGTTGGGCTTTTTAGCCGAAGGAAATGAAGCTGATACGCAAGCCTTGATTGACCACGGCGAACCTGTAATTTTACACGTTGTCATTGAAGAACGTTTACAACATTATGTGATTTGTTATGGCTATCAAAACGGAAAATTTTTAATCGGCGACCCTGCCAAAGGTATTAATGAGCTTTCTCCTAATGAATTGGATAAAATATGGGTTTCTAAAACCTGCTTGACACTTTCGCCTACGGAAACTTTCCAAAAAGAAAAAAACACCAAAAAATCACAACGCAACTGGTTCTATGGGTTAATAAAAGAAGATGTTAAACTTCTTGTTATCAGTTCACTAATTGGTGTAGTGATTGCTGTTTTGGGTTTGGCAATGGCTGTTTTTTCGCAAAAACTCATTGATGACATTCTCCCTGCTAAAAACGTAACGAAACTAATTTCAGGAATTGTACTTTTGGCTATTTTACTCTTGGCTCGAACGGGGATTTCCGTGCTTCGTGAGTATTTTCTACTTCGCCAATCCAAAGATTTTAACAATCGCATTAACAATCAATTTTTTACAAATCTGCTATCTCTTCCTAAACCCTTTTTCGATACACGCAAAATTGGGGAGTTGATAGCTCGTTTGAACGATACACAACGTATTCAACGTGTTATTAAACAACTTGTTGGGAGTTTAGCAATAGATGTTTTGGTAGTGATTATCACGATTGCATTTCTGTTTTACTATTCTTGGGAAATAGGACTTTTATCTGTTTTGACAATGCCAATTTATTTCTATATTATTTATCGTAGCAACAGCAAAATCATTCAATCACAAAAAGAAGTTATGCAAGGTTACGCTCTTACTGAAAGTAACTACATTGCTTCTTTACAAGGGATTACAGATATTAAAGTGAATAATAAACAAACTGTATTTTCAAAACTAAATGCTGTTTTGTTTGGTAGTTTTCAAGATAAAATCTTCCAATTGGGAAAAATAAATATTCTACTTTCGTGGCAATCGGGTGTGGCAAGTATTTTATTTTTAATAGGTGTGTTGATTTACACATCATTACAGGTACTAAACGAAAAAATGCAAGTTGGTGAACTTATGGCTATTATAACAATGGCAGGTTCTTTGCTTCCTTCCGTGTTGAATTTGGCTCTCATAACAATTCCAATTAATGAAGCTAAAATTGCTTTCTTACGAATGTACGAATTTTCGTCAATTGTTCCCGAAAAAAATGAAGGTACTAATATTTCAGATGTCCAACACATTGAGATAAAAAATATTGCTTTTCGATTTGTTGGAAGAAAACAAATTTTATCGGATGTAAACCTACATCTTCAAAAAGGAAAAGTAACAGCCATCATTGGTGAAAGTGGTTGTGGAAAAAGTACTTTAGCACAGATTCTGTTACAATTCTATTTACCCGAAAAGGGAGAGATTATAATCGATAATTGCTTATTACAAGATATTTGTTTGAAAAGTTATCGTGGTTTGATTGGCTTCATTCCACAAGAAATAGCTATTTTCAATGGAAATGTAATAGACAATATTACATTGGGAGAAGAAGTTTCTATTGAAGAAATAAATTTATTTCTTTACAAATATGGTTTTGACACCTATTTCAATGAATTCCCACAGGGATTATTCACTCTTTTAGGCGAAGAGGGAATTAATTTGTCTGGTGGGCAAAAACAACTGATTTCATTCGCTCGAACACTATTTAAAAATCCTAAATTACTTATATTGGATGAATCTACATCTGCTATGGATAGAAATACAGAGCATTTCTTTTTATCTGTTTTGCAAAAAATAAAGTCAGAGAAAATAATATTATTTATATCTCATAGGTTGCATTCTCTTCCTAAAATTGCTGATGAAATTTGCATTCTGGAAAACGGAAAAATTGAGTTCTCTGGTAATCATAATGAATTAATGGAATTCAGTAATTTCTATAGTGATTTTTGGAAATAA
- a CDS encoding TlpA family protein disulfide reductase, giving the protein MNKKSIIKKVISLLVICFLGVMSYKMYQKMSHKKQVAQQIAMLPAFSFTDLEGNTFTNSDLKKNLATIFVYFNSECDYCLHEAQSIRENLSQFDEVHFVFVSIEPIENIKKFAQEQQLLGVENVTFLQDASFVFSQKFDANSIPYLLIYNKSKKLIYKHKGQIKAETILQILEEQ; this is encoded by the coding sequence ATGAACAAAAAGTCAATTATTAAGAAAGTTATTTCATTGCTGGTTATCTGCTTTTTAGGGGTTATGAGCTACAAGATGTATCAAAAAATGAGTCACAAAAAGCAAGTAGCACAACAGATAGCTATGCTTCCGGCGTTTTCGTTCACTGATTTGGAGGGGAATACGTTCACTAACAGTGACTTAAAGAAAAACCTGGCAACGATTTTTGTGTATTTCAATAGTGAATGTGATTATTGTTTGCACGAAGCTCAAAGCATTCGTGAAAATTTATCACAATTTGATGAAGTACACTTTGTTTTTGTTTCAATTGAACCTATTGAAAACATTAAAAAGTTTGCCCAAGAGCAACAACTTTTAGGCGTTGAAAACGTTACTTTTTTGCAAGATGCCTCGTTTGTGTTTTCACAAAAGTTTGATGCCAACAGCATTCCGTATCTATTAATTTATAATAAAAGTAAAAAGTTGATATACAAACATAAAGGACAAATAAAAGCTGAAACTATTTTGCAAATTTTAGAAGAACAATAA
- a CDS encoding IS5 family transposase — MSKDIIKKWIISHLSIGKRGFKTKFDLSLIFLLIVKRLKTGCQWRELPVEVYFKDQKISYQTVYYYFNKWSKDGSFKRIWLNLLLENRRKLDLSSVQLDGSHTRCRMGGQSVGYQLRKKSKTTNSIFLCDNLGQILAMGSPKSGNHHDLNNIDFVLKEILNLLEEAKIEHKGLFVNADAGFDSRDLKSFLQEKEIIPNIKQNPRNGQNENIYFDEELYKNRFKIERSFAWLDGFKGLIIRYETLNTTWMAMLYLGIILTFIRKV, encoded by the coding sequence TTGAGCAAAGATATAATAAAAAAATGGATTATTTCCCATTTGAGTATTGGAAAAAGAGGATTTAAAACAAAATTTGATTTATCATTAATTTTTCTTCTGATAGTCAAACGATTAAAAACAGGTTGCCAGTGGAGGGAACTTCCGGTAGAAGTGTATTTTAAAGACCAAAAAATAAGCTATCAAACAGTCTATTATTATTTCAATAAATGGAGTAAAGATGGTAGTTTTAAGCGAATTTGGCTTAATTTGTTGCTTGAGAATCGGAGAAAATTAGATTTATCAAGCGTCCAACTTGATGGTAGTCATACTCGATGTCGAATGGGAGGACAATCTGTTGGTTATCAGTTAAGAAAAAAGTCAAAGACCACGAATTCTATCTTTCTGTGTGATAATTTGGGGCAAATTTTAGCAATGGGTAGTCCAAAATCCGGTAATCATCACGATTTGAATAATATAGACTTTGTTTTAAAAGAGATTTTGAATCTTTTGGAGGAAGCGAAAATAGAGCATAAAGGCTTGTTTGTCAATGCAGATGCAGGTTTTGATAGCCGAGACTTAAAAAGTTTTTTACAGGAAAAAGAAATAATACCTAATATCAAACAAAATCCCAGAAATGGACAAAATGAAAATATTTATTTTGACGAAGAATTATATAAAAATCGGTTTAAAATAGAGAGAAGTTTTGCGTGGCTTGATGGTTTTAAAGGATTGATTATAAGATATGAAACCCTAAACACAACTTGGATGGCTATGTTGTATCTAGGGATTATACTAACATTTATTCGAAAAGTTTAA
- a CDS encoding glycosyl hydrolase: MRLIIYLFIIMLLSFLFKSCSKENISNETTETIAPNLSDNQASEQTQALYKYLRSVYGKKILSSTMANVNWNTKEAENVYKLTGKYPAMNCFDFIHIHHSPSDWIDYSDITPVKDWANAGGIVSLMWHFYVPASENSETYTYKADTKFKIANIFLSNTWESRFFHEQLDKVCSTLLKLQSANIPALWRPFHEASGAWFWWGKEGAEMYVRLWKYTYNYLQNKGIHNLIWVWTTQKDRDFQWYPGDDYVDIIGKDLYGKNTSQNHNNWLQIKKLHKKKMISLSECGNLIAGRTIIKKQASIEQQWANGTRWLYFMPWYDYLFNEGKEPTNVRCSDDFWINAMSQPYVISR; this comes from the coding sequence ATGAGACTAATAATTTATTTATTCATCATTATGTTATTATCATTTCTTTTTAAATCTTGTTCTAAAGAAAATATCAGCAATGAAACCACAGAAACAATAGCCCCCAACCTTTCTGATAACCAAGCCTCTGAACAAACTCAAGCCTTATACAAATACCTCCGCTCGGTATATGGAAAAAAGATACTTTCTTCAACAATGGCTAACGTTAATTGGAACACAAAGGAAGCCGAAAACGTTTACAAACTCACTGGAAAATATCCGGCAATGAATTGCTTCGATTTCATTCATATTCACCATTCTCCCTCGGATTGGATTGATTATTCTGACATTACTCCCGTAAAAGACTGGGCAAATGCAGGAGGAATTGTTTCTCTTATGTGGCATTTTTATGTCCCCGCATCTGAAAACTCTGAAACTTACACTTACAAAGCGGACACCAAGTTCAAAATTGCTAATATTTTTCTATCAAACACTTGGGAGAGTCGTTTTTTCCACGAACAATTGGATAAAGTTTGTAGTACATTACTCAAATTACAATCTGCAAACATACCTGCTTTGTGGCGACCTTTCCACGAAGCATCTGGAGCTTGGTTTTGGTGGGGAAAAGAAGGTGCAGAAATGTACGTCCGTTTGTGGAAATACACATACAATTATCTTCAGAACAAAGGAATCCACAACCTGATATGGGTTTGGACTACGCAAAAAGACCGTGATTTTCAGTGGTATCCAGGTGATGATTATGTTGATATTATAGGAAAAGACCTCTACGGAAAAAATACATCTCAGAATCACAATAATTGGCTACAAATAAAGAAGTTACACAAGAAGAAAATGATTAGCCTCAGCGAATGCGGAAATTTGATAGCAGGGAGAACAATCATCAAAAAACAAGCCTCAATTGAGCAACAATGGGCAAACGGCACACGTTGGCTTTATTTTATGCCTTGGTACGATTATCTTTTTAACGAAGGAAAAGAACCAACGAACGTAAGATGCAGTGATGATTTCTGGATAAATGCAATGTCCCAACCTTACGTAATCAGTCGATAA